CCGGAATGCCGGCGTCCAGCAGCGCCAGCTTTATCACCTCATCGCTGTACATCGCCGCATAAGGCCAGGCAACCCAGGCTCCCACGTCGTGACCGGTCAGATAGTAGCGATGCACGCCAAGTTGGGTCAGCAGTTCATGAACATGGCTGGCGAGGGTGTGGGTGTCATACCCCTCTGACGGACAATCGGTATCACCCTGTCCGGGTAAGTCCGGGGCGATGACATGATAACGCTCGGCCAGCAACGGGATAACATGGCGCCAGGCGTACCAGCTTTCGGGGAAACCTGCCAGCAGGACAACCGTCTGCGCGTGCTGTTCCCCGGCGGTGACGTAATGCGTGCGGATGCCATTGATGAGCATGAAATGGTGCTGCGGGGCGATGGGCGTGGTCATAGCAATCTCCGGAATAATAGGAAATGATCGTTTCCTAATTAGTTAAAAAAACTTAGCCGAGCAGGCTGAGTGCTGCGTTAACGGCGCTGTTTATCTCGTCCTCAGACAGGCCTTGTTTGCCGATCACGCGGTAACCCTGTAGCAGGGCGAAAAGATTACGCGCCGTTTGCTCCGTGGGCAGCGCGCGGGAAAGGCTACCGTCCTGCTGGCCTTCCTGAACCAGTTCGAACAACAGCTGCTCGGTACGCTGCATGGCGGCTTTGATGTACCGGGCAGTCGCCTCATCAAAAACCGCCAGCTCAGTCGCGCTGGCGACCACCAGACAGCCGCGTATGCCCTCAGGACCGTGGCTGCTCTCGGCGTAGAAGCGTAACACCGCCGCGATTTTATCTCGTCCGCAGCGTGCCGCCTCTGTACGCTGGCGCAGGGCGGCGCTGCGCGTCCGGGTGTAACGGTCGAACGCCGCGAGAAACAGGCCATTTTTGCTGCCAAAGGCTTTATACAGGCTTCCCGCCGTAAGGCCTGTCGCGTCACTCAGCTCTTTGATTGAGGTAGCATGATAGCCACGCTCGCGGAAAACGAGCAGGGCGCTGTCGATGGCGGCGTCGGTATCAAATTCACGCGGGCGACCGGGAAGACGTGACATGAGGAAGTCCTGTTGTAATGCGATAATGCATAATAGGAAACAATCGTTTCCTATTCAAGGCCTGCCTGTCATTACCGCAGTTCGTTGGCCCGTCGAAAACGACCTTCATAGTCAAACACCTTTTCTCGGACCTGCCAGTACTGGCCTTTCTTACGGGCGACCACAAAATCAGGATGGCGCAGCAGCACCTGCTGGTGAACGATGTCTGCGACGGTTATCCAGCGCAGCGGTACGCCCGGCGTGCGGGTATGCGGGCGGATAAAGAGTTGTTCGAAGGCCGTGCGCTGTGCCGGAGTGTGCACCCTGAAGCGCTCGCTGACGTCGGCGCCGTCCTCATCGTAATAGGTGATTTTCAGCCATTCGCCTTTTTCATCCGCACCCGGTTGCAGCGCCATGCCAGAGCAGCGCAGCACCAGCGCATCTTTTAACTTCAGCGCGGCCTTCAGCATGTCATCAGGGTCGACAAGAACCGTGTCACATTCGCGACAGCGGCGGGCGGCAATATCATTTTCGGCGTTGCACTGGGGGCAGTTTTTAAAGCGGAAACGGAAATCGCACTGCTCGCGATGCCCTTCATCATCTTCAAACCAGCCCTGACAGCGGCGGCCAAAATGTTCGATCAGCGTGCCGTCAGCCGTTGTTTTGCCCCAAAAGGTGTTGGCAAAACCACAGGCAGGGCAAAAGACCTGCACCGGCACGTTGTCACTTTTGCCTTTCGGCGTACCCACTTCAGGCGAGTAGAGATCGTGCGGGTTACCGGCGTAATCGAGGATCAGACAGTCGGTTTTACCGGGGGCCAGACGCAGACCACGGCCGACGATTTGCTGATACAGGCTGACCGATTCGGTCGGACGCAGAATGGCAATCAGGTCGACGTGGGGGGCATCAAACCCGGTGGTGAGCACCGAGACGTTTACCAGATAGCGAAACTGCTGCGCTTTAAACGCCTCAATCAGTCTGTCACGCTCCGGGCCTGGGGTCTCGCCGGTGATCAGCGCCGCGTCGTCAGCGGGCAGTAAGCCGGTGATTTCGCGCGCATGCTCTACGGTGGCGGCAAAGATCATCACCCCTTTTCGCGTTTCAGCGAACTCTTCAATCTGGCTGATAATATGCGGCGTGATGCGTTTCTGCTTTTTCAGCTCCTGATTCAGATCCGCTTCACTAAATAAGCCGTTGCTCTGCGCCTGTAAGCGGCTGAAATCGTACTGGACGACCGGCATATCGAGCCGTTCAGGCGGTGTCAGGTAGCCATGTTTAATCATATAGCGCAGCGGAAGTTCATAGATACAGTCGCTGAACAGCGCCTTCTCATCCCCTCGCACCATGCCGTGATAATGAAAGCGATAGATCCAGCCTTTACCCAGGCGAAACGGGGTTGCTGTCAGGCCCAGCAGGCGTAAGTGAGGGTTCACCTCTTTCAGGTGAGTGAGGATTTGCTGATACTGGCTGTCGTCGTCATCACTGATGCGATGGCACTCGTCGACAATCAGCAGCGAAAATTCGCTGCGAAACAGGTCAAGGTTGCGGGCAACAGACTGCACGCTGCCGAACACCACTTTGCCGTGGCTCTCTTTGCGCTTTAGCCCGGCGGCGAAGATATCGGCCTCCAGACCAAGCGCGCAATACTTGGCATGGTTTTGCGCAACCAGCTCTTTGACGTGCGCCAGCACCAGCACGCGGCCGCGCGCCAGGCGGGCAAGTTCGGCGATCACCAGGCTTTTGCCTGCGCCAGTCGGGAGCACAATGGCCGCTGGCTCATGGTGTTTGCGGAACCAGGCCAGGGTGGCGTCAACGGCTTCCTGCTGATAGGGACGAAGTGTAAAAGTCATGGGGTCTCTGTATCGTTATTCCGCATATAGTATGCCACGAAACTTTTTCCCTTGAGTGGCGCAACCAGACCATTATACTGAACCGTTCCTGACTGCTTCTTTTTCGGACGCATTGTCCGACTTCCAGCACCATTAAGGCTAAAAAGATTTCATGCGACTTGATAAGTTTATCGCTCAGCAACTCGGCGTAAGCCGCGCTATTGCCGGGCGCGAGATCCGCGCCAGCCGCGTTACCGTGGATGGCGACATTGTGAGAGACAGCGCGTTCAAACTGCAACCTGACCACCAGGTGGAGTATGACGGCAATCCGCTGACCCAGCAGCACGGTCCGCGCTATTTCATGCTCAATAAGCCGGAAGGCTACGTCTGTTCTACGGACGATCCGGATCACCCGACGGTGCTCTATTTCCTCGACGAACCGGTTGCCCACAAGCTGCATGCGGCTGGCCGCCTCGATATCGACACCACGGGACTGGTGCTGATGACCGATGACGGTCAGTGGTCCCACCGCATTACCTCTCCGCGTCATCACTGTGAAAAAACCTATCTGGTGACGCTGGAATCGCCGGTGGCAGATGACACGGCAGAACACTTTGCCAAAGGCGTTCAGCTGCATAATGAAAAAGACCTCACCAAACCGGCGGTGCTGGAAGTCATTACCCCGACCGAAGTCCGTCTGACCATCAGCGAAGGGCGTTACCATCAGGTGAAACGTATGTTCGCTGCGGTGGGTAACCACGTTGTGGGTCTGCATCGCGAACGCATTGGGGCAATTGAACTCGATCCCGACCTGGCGCCCGGCGAATATCGCCCGCTGACGGAAGAAGAGATCGCCAGCGTGGGGCTGCCCGCGCATTAATTTCAGGAGAACCCTGTGACCACCAGGCCACACTCGTCTTTCAAAATCGTGTTCATTCTTGGCCTGCTGGCCATGTTGATGCCGCTGTCGATTGATATGTATTTGCCTGCGCTGCCGGTGATTTCGGCGCAGTTTGGCGTACCGGCAGGCAGCGCGCAGATGACGCTCAGCACCTATATTCTCGGTTTTGCCCTCGGCCAGCTGTTTTATGGCCCGATGGCTGACAGCCTCGGGCGTAAGCCGGTTATTCTGGGCGGAACGTTGATCTTTGCAGCCGCAGCTGTGGCCTGTGCGCTGGCACAGAGTATCGATCAGCTGATCGTGATGCGTTTCTTCCACGGTCTTGCGGCGGCCGCGGCAAGCGTGGTGATTAACGCCCTGATGCGTGACATCTACCCGAAAGAAGAGTTCTCCCGCATGATGTCATTCGTCATGCTGGTCACCACCATTGCGCCGCTGGTGGCACCGATGGCCGGTGGTGCGGTGCTGGTATGGTTCAGCTGGCATGCCATTTTCTGGATACTGGCGCTTGCCGCACTGCTGGCCTCGGCGATGATTTTCTTCTTTATTGATGAAACGCTGGCCGTCGAGCGCCGCCAGAAATTCCACATCCGTACCACGATGGGGAATTTTGCCTCGCTGTTTCGCCACAAACGGGTGCTGAGCTACATGCTGGCAAGCGGCTTCAGCTTTGCCGGGATGTTCTCCTTCCTGAGTGCCGGGCCGTTTGTCTATATTGAGCTGAACCACGTTTCACCGCAGCACTTTGGGTATTACTTTGCGCTGAACATTGTGTTCCTGTTCATCATGACCATCATTAACAGCCGCTTTGTTCGCCGGATTGGGGCATTGAACATGTTCCGTGCCGGGCTGTGGATCCAGTTTGTGATAGCTATCTGGCTGGTGGTCAGCGCGTTTCTCGGCGTGGGCTTCTGGGCGCTGGTGGTGGGGGTTGCTGTCTTTGTTGGCTGTGTCTCGATGATCTCCTCCAACGCGATGGCGGTCATCCTCGACGAGTTCCCGCATATGGCAGGCACCGCGTCATCACTGGCGGGGACATTCCGCTTCGGGATAGGTGCGGTGGTGGGGGCGCTACTTTCAATGGCGACCTTTAACACGGCCTGGCCAATGCTGTGGGCGATGGCGTTCTGCGCCACCAGCTCTATTCTCTTCTGTCTTTACGCCAGCCGACCACGCAAAGCCCCGCATTAATCTGCACATCAGGCCCGATACGGGCCTTTTTGTTGACCCATATCAACCAAACCTGCGTTCGTTTACCCCTTGTTTGTTTCTTTTATGTAAAATCTATTTATGTAAAAAGTCACATCATTGTATTTAAAAAGGTTGAGTTAGATCGCAGAAACGGGTACATATAGCGCCGACGCGAGCCTGAATACCTATAAAAAAGCGCTGAATAGTGCAGGTTGGCGATGATGTGTTACTATAAATGTAAATAAATTGTGAAGTAAATTTGCTTCCGGGGATCGAACGTGAATACATTACAACTCTCCATAGTCCATCGCTTGCCCCAGAGCTATCGCTGGTCGGCGGGTTTTGCAGGTTCGAAAGTTGAACCGATTCCGCAAAACGTTGCAGGTTGCGAGAATTGTCTGGTCGCGCTCAAACTGCTTAGCCCGAGCGATGAAAACGCATGGCCGGTCATGGAGCGCTTAAGCCAGGCGCTGACGGATATCGAAGTGGACAGCTCCGTGCTGGAGTGTGAAGGCGAGCCGTGTCTGTTTGTAAAAAGTCAGGATGAATTTGCCGCGACCTGCCGCCTGAAAAACTTTGGCGTTGCCATAGCTGAGCCTTTCTCGGGCCAGTATCCCTTCTGAGCGCTAGTCTGCCGATAACAGCTGGCGCGTGTAGCTCTGCGTCGGTGCAGTAAATACGCGCTGGCACTCACCTTGCTCGACCACCTCTCCCTGCCGCAACACGATCACCTGATGACATAGCGCCCGCACCACCTGTAGATCGTGGCTGATAAAGATATAGGCCAGCCGGTGCTTTTCCTGTAACCCTTTTAACAGGGTCAGGATCTGTGCCTGCACGGTTCTGTCCAGCGAGGATGTCGGTTCATCCAGGATAATCAGCTCCGGTTTAAGGATCAGTGCGCGGGCAATGGCGATGCGCTGGCGCTGTCCGCCAGAAAATTCAGCCGGGTAGCGATGCCGGGTTTCGGGATCTAACCCCACCTCCGCCATCACCCGCGTGACCTCGTTTTCACGTTGCAGAGCCGTCAGGGCAGGCTGATGGACGCGTAACCCTTCCTCGATGATCTGCAAAATACTCAGCCTTGGATTGAGCGAAGAATTGGGATCCTGAAACACCACCTGCATGCGGGGACGTACCGGCAGCATCTGCCGACGGTTCCAGCGGTGCAGCGGCATGCCGTCAAACAGGATCTCGCCCTGCGAGGCGATCAAACGCAGCAGTGCCAGGCCGGTGGTGCTTTTGCCCGAGCCCGACTCGCCCACCAGGCCCAGCGACTCGCCCGGGCGCAGTGCAAAACGGATGTTTTTCAGCACGGCGTTCTGGTCGACCACGCGGCGCAGAATACCTTTGCGGATGGGAAAGGAGACAGACAGCCCCTCGACGTTGAGCAATGGCGCGCTGTCACCCTGAAGAGGCACCGGATCGCCAGAGGGTTCGCTGTCGAGCAGCCGCCGGGTATACGGGTGCTGAGGCGCGTTCAGCAGTGAGGCGGCGGTGTTCTGCTCAACACAGCGTCCGTTTTGCATCACGGCGACGC
This region of Enterobacter cloacae complex sp. R_G8 genomic DNA includes:
- a CDS encoding TetR/AcrR family transcriptional regulator, giving the protein MSRLPGRPREFDTDAAIDSALLVFRERGYHATSIKELSDATGLTAGSLYKAFGSKNGLFLAAFDRYTRTRSAALRQRTEAARCGRDKIAAVLRFYAESSHGPEGIRGCLVVASATELAVFDEATARYIKAAMQRTEQLLFELVQEGQQDGSLSRALPTEQTARNLFALLQGYRVIGKQGLSEDEINSAVNAALSLLG
- a CDS encoding DEAD/DEAH box helicase; the encoded protein is MTFTLRPYQQEAVDATLAWFRKHHEPAAIVLPTGAGKSLVIAELARLARGRVLVLAHVKELVAQNHAKYCALGLEADIFAAGLKRKESHGKVVFGSVQSVARNLDLFRSEFSLLIVDECHRISDDDDSQYQQILTHLKEVNPHLRLLGLTATPFRLGKGWIYRFHYHGMVRGDEKALFSDCIYELPLRYMIKHGYLTPPERLDMPVVQYDFSRLQAQSNGLFSEADLNQELKKQKRITPHIISQIEEFAETRKGVMIFAATVEHAREITGLLPADDAALITGETPGPERDRLIEAFKAQQFRYLVNVSVLTTGFDAPHVDLIAILRPTESVSLYQQIVGRGLRLAPGKTDCLILDYAGNPHDLYSPEVGTPKGKSDNVPVQVFCPACGFANTFWGKTTADGTLIEHFGRRCQGWFEDDEGHREQCDFRFRFKNCPQCNAENDIAARRCRECDTVLVDPDDMLKAALKLKDALVLRCSGMALQPGADEKGEWLKITYYDEDGADVSERFRVHTPAQRTAFEQLFIRPHTRTPGVPLRWITVADIVHQQVLLRHPDFVVARKKGQYWQVREKVFDYEGRFRRANELR
- the rsuA gene encoding 16S rRNA pseudouridine(516) synthase RsuA gives rise to the protein MRLDKFIAQQLGVSRAIAGREIRASRVTVDGDIVRDSAFKLQPDHQVEYDGNPLTQQHGPRYFMLNKPEGYVCSTDDPDHPTVLYFLDEPVAHKLHAAGRLDIDTTGLVLMTDDGQWSHRITSPRHHCEKTYLVTLESPVADDTAEHFAKGVQLHNEKDLTKPAVLEVITPTEVRLTISEGRYHQVKRMFAAVGNHVVGLHRERIGAIELDPDLAPGEYRPLTEEEIASVGLPAH
- a CDS encoding Bcr/CflA family multidrug efflux MFS transporter — translated: MTTRPHSSFKIVFILGLLAMLMPLSIDMYLPALPVISAQFGVPAGSAQMTLSTYILGFALGQLFYGPMADSLGRKPVILGGTLIFAAAAVACALAQSIDQLIVMRFFHGLAAAAASVVINALMRDIYPKEEFSRMMSFVMLVTTIAPLVAPMAGGAVLVWFSWHAIFWILALAALLASAMIFFFIDETLAVERRQKFHIRTTMGNFASLFRHKRVLSYMLASGFSFAGMFSFLSAGPFVYIELNHVSPQHFGYYFALNIVFLFIMTIINSRFVRRIGALNMFRAGLWIQFVIAIWLVVSAFLGVGFWALVVGVAVFVGCVSMISSNAMAVILDEFPHMAGTASSLAGTFRFGIGAVVGALLSMATFNTAWPMLWAMAFCATSSILFCLYASRPRKAPH
- a CDS encoding YejG family protein, whose amino-acid sequence is MNTLQLSIVHRLPQSYRWSAGFAGSKVEPIPQNVAGCENCLVALKLLSPSDENAWPVMERLSQALTDIEVDSSVLECEGEPCLFVKSQDEFAATCRLKNFGVAIAEPFSGQYPF
- the yejF gene encoding microcin C ABC transporter ATP-binding protein YejF; translation: MTQPLLSIDNLSIAFSKQGETRTVVSDLSLQIQRGETLALVGESGSGKSVSALSILRLLPSPPVSYPQGDILFHGSSLLHADEQTLRGVRGNKIAMIFQEPMVSLNPLHTLEKQLYEVLSLHRGMRKEAARGEILDCLDRTGIRNAAKRLSDFPHQLSGGERQRVMIAMALLTRPELLIADEPTTALDVTVQAQILQLLRELRSELNMSLLFITHNLSIVKKLADSVAVMQNGRCVEQNTAASLLNAPQHPYTRRLLDSEPSGDPVPLQGDSAPLLNVEGLSVSFPIRKGILRRVVDQNAVLKNIRFALRPGESLGLVGESGSGKSTTGLALLRLIASQGEILFDGMPLHRWNRRQMLPVRPRMQVVFQDPNSSLNPRLSILQIIEEGLRVHQPALTALQRENEVTRVMAEVGLDPETRHRYPAEFSGGQRQRIAIARALILKPELIILDEPTSSLDRTVQAQILTLLKGLQEKHRLAYIFISHDLQVVRALCHQVIVLRQGEVVEQGECQRVFTAPTQSYTRQLLSAD